A stretch of Treponema vincentii F0403 DNA encodes these proteins:
- a CDS encoding ATP-binding protein — MAAYLFARISICLIDELPYWAEKDEGLLSILQKYIDTIWQGKNLKIILCGSALSFMENKVLSEKSPLFGRRDSQIKLEAFDYLDSAKFVSKYSYKDKAICYGITGGVAKYLSMIDPTKSIDKNIIRLFFRTGGYLYDETRNLLTQEFSDITLVNNIIEQIASGKNTVNGIANGIGEKEPTVLYSLEKLISVGLIEKKRCITEEKNKKKSQYVLKDSMFKFWYTFIPKAASIIEMGQGELYYKKAVKPFLHFFMGTVFEDMCRYYTLQHGILGEFGCFITSVGSWWGMETIISDDGKKMGQSADIDVVALSEIEKKAAVGECKFKNEKLDRRVYETLLRRANVLSSKYTITKYILFSLSGYTKWFDDLKDNRVIRISLDDMYQ, encoded by the coding sequence ATGGCGGCGTATTTATTTGCGAGGATATCAATATGTTTAATAGATGAATTGCCGTATTGGGCGGAAAAAGACGAAGGACTTCTTTCTATATTACAGAAATATATTGATACAATATGGCAGGGTAAAAATTTAAAAATCATTTTATGCGGTTCTGCCTTGAGTTTTATGGAAAATAAAGTATTGAGCGAAAAAAGTCCGTTATTCGGCAGGCGTGATTCTCAAATAAAATTGGAAGCCTTTGATTATTTGGATTCGGCAAAATTTGTATCAAAGTATTCATATAAAGATAAAGCAATTTGTTATGGAATTACCGGCGGTGTGGCAAAATATCTGTCGATGATTGATCCTACAAAGAGCATTGATAAAAATATTATAAGATTATTCTTTCGCACGGGCGGATATTTATATGATGAAACAAGAAATCTTTTAACGCAGGAATTTTCCGATATAACGCTGGTGAATAATATCATCGAACAGATTGCATCCGGAAAAAATACGGTTAATGGTATCGCAAACGGAATAGGCGAGAAAGAGCCTACCGTCCTTTATTCTTTGGAGAAATTGATAAGTGTAGGCCTAATAGAAAAGAAAAGATGCATAACGGAAGAGAAAAATAAAAAGAAAAGTCAGTATGTTTTAAAAGACTCTATGTTTAAATTCTGGTATACATTCATTCCAAAGGCTGCCAGCATAATAGAAATGGGACAGGGAGAACTGTATTATAAGAAGGCTGTAAAACCGTTTTTGCATTTTTTCATGGGTACCGTATTTGAGGATATGTGCAGATATTACACGTTGCAGCATGGCATTTTAGGAGAATTTGGTTGCTTTATTACGTCCGTCGGCAGCTGGTGGGGAATGGAAACCATTATAAGTGATGATGGGAAGAAAATGGGACAGTCGGCTGATATCGATGTGGTTGCCCTATCGGAAATAGAAAAAAAGGCAGCCGTAGGAGAGTGTAAATTTAAAAATGAAAAACTTGACCGAAGAGTATATGAAACTTTGTTACGACGAGCGAATGTATTGTCTTCAAAATATACCATAACAAAGTATATACTATTCTCATTGTCGGGTTATACAAAGTGGTTTGATGACTTGAAAGATAATCGTGTGATTCGGATTTCACTAGATGATATGTATCAGTAA
- a CDS encoding VOC family protein — MKIEHIAMYVNDLEKTKDFFIEYFNGHAGAGYHNKTTDFRSYFISFDEGARLEIMKKPDVTDPEKAPARTGYAHIAFSVGSKEAVDALTEKLKRAGFKVVSGPRTTGDGYYESCIVAIEDNQIEITV; from the coding sequence ATGAAAATCGAACACATTGCTATGTATGTAAATGATTTGGAAAAAACAAAAGATTTTTTTATCGAATATTTTAACGGACATGCCGGCGCCGGATATCACAATAAAACGACCGATTTCCGCTCGTATTTTATAAGCTTCGATGAAGGGGCTCGGCTGGAAATAATGAAAAAGCCCGATGTCACCGACCCCGAAAAAGCGCCGGCACGCACGGGATATGCACACATCGCGTTTTCCGTCGGAAGCAAAGAAGCGGTTGATGCGCTGACAGAAAAGCTTAAGCGGGCTGGTTTCAAAGTTGTAAGCGGACCGCGAACCACCGGCGACGGATATTACGAAAGCTGCATCGTCGCAATCGAAGACAATCAAATTGAAATTACCGTGTAA
- a CDS encoding Dps family protein, translating to MTKEMEKKLNLYLANQLVDYVKKHNLHWNLKGSHFFTLHAKLEELYDEADEILDEVAERILALGGNPVSSMKEALAIATIKELEDGPKSTDAVIHALVSDTNYWIKDSKEIVELAEKEGDGVTADMFNGYTKEYQKLAWMLKAYQS from the coding sequence ATGACCAAAGAAATGGAAAAGAAATTAAATCTGTATCTTGCCAATCAACTGGTTGATTATGTCAAAAAGCATAACCTACATTGGAACTTGAAGGGAAGCCACTTTTTTACCCTTCATGCAAAACTTGAAGAATTGTACGACGAAGCGGACGAAATTCTCGATGAAGTTGCGGAACGCATTCTTGCGCTCGGAGGTAACCCCGTTTCCAGCATGAAAGAAGCGCTGGCTATTGCAACGATTAAAGAATTGGAAGACGGTCCCAAATCGACCGATGCGGTTATCCACGCTCTCGTTTCCGATACCAACTATTGGATTAAAGATTCGAAAGAAATCGTCGAACTTGCCGAAAAAGAAGGCGACGGCGTAACGGCTGATATGTTCAACGGCTATACTAAAGAATATCAAAAATTAGCATGGATGCTGAAGGCATATCAGAGCTAA
- a CDS encoding YbhB/YbcL family Raf kinase inhibitor-like protein: protein MKHIYMKVLPFAAALILIFCGSCSSKDEIKPLTQGGSMELTSTGFADGEKMPQEFAKRGANHIPPLGIGGVPEGTKSLAIIVHDPDAPLPGGFYHWTLWNIPPQTASIGEGNVPPEAVEGETSWGTSGYNGPQPPFGTHRYIFYLYALDTELSLPAGSGVKELKAALKGHVIETASLTGMFGAKDNP from the coding sequence ATGAAACATATATATATGAAGGTGCTGCCGTTTGCGGCGGCGCTGATTCTTATTTTCTGCGGAAGCTGCTCAAGTAAGGACGAAATTAAACCGCTTACCCAAGGGGGTAGTATGGAATTGACAAGTACGGGCTTTGCCGACGGCGAAAAAATGCCCCAAGAATTTGCAAAACGCGGAGCGAACCATATTCCTCCGCTCGGAATCGGAGGAGTGCCGGAGGGTACAAAGAGCCTCGCGATTATCGTGCATGATCCGGATGCGCCGCTTCCGGGCGGATTTTACCATTGGACACTGTGGAACATTCCGCCGCAAACGGCGTCGATCGGAGAAGGTAATGTGCCGCCGGAAGCCGTCGAAGGCGAAACGAGTTGGGGGACGAGCGGCTACAACGGACCGCAGCCGCCGTTCGGTACGCACCGTTATATTTTTTATCTCTATGCGCTCGATACGGAACTTAGCCTTCCGGCTGGCAGCGGTGTAAAAGAACTTAAAGCTGCGCTTAAAGGGCACGTAATCGAAACGGCCTCGCTTACGGGTATGTTTGGGGCTAAGGATAACCCTTGA
- a CDS encoding arsenate reductase family protein: MIFIYYPKCTTCMKAKKWLDDHHIDYTERHINENKPSAAELKTWHQQSGLPLKKFFNTSGLLYKSLQLKDKLPGMTDDEMYAILASDGMLVKRPLIITQDKILIGFKEKEWEENLL; encoded by the coding sequence ATGATTTTTATTTACTATCCTAAATGTACAACTTGTATGAAAGCAAAAAAATGGCTTGACGATCATCACATTGATTATACCGAACGGCACATCAACGAGAATAAGCCCTCTGCTGCAGAATTAAAAACATGGCATCAACAAAGCGGATTGCCGCTTAAAAAGTTTTTTAACACCAGCGGTTTACTGTATAAAAGTTTACAGCTTAAAGATAAACTTCCCGGTATGACGGATGATGAGATGTATGCTATTTTGGCATCCGATGGTATGCTTGTTAAAAGACCGCTGATTATTACACAAGATAAAATCCTAATCGGCTTTAAAGAAAAAGAATGGGAAGAAAATCTTTTGTAA
- a CDS encoding ketopantoate reductase family protein, translating to MKLLIYGAGVIGCLYAAAFSKAGYDTSVYARGNKLEVLKRRGLQYEKNGKTYKADVKVIGTLQNGDIYDFIFLTVRENQVHTALEELKFNNSANIVTMVNTLELYGSWENLCGRGRIIPAFPGAGGSYENGVLKADFTPPFIQATTFAEIDGSKTERLKKLAAVFKTAGVPYKIVKDMHAWQICHLALVVPLADAYYKAENSEAVWKEPNVMNETARQIKSNFQKLYRSGVKLSPPKMHLFRLLPVGILQSILTPIFKSRFAHIFMYRHSMNARDEMKELHDQFYRYLKELQRT from the coding sequence ATGAAACTATTAATTTACGGTGCCGGTGTAATCGGGTGTTTGTATGCCGCCGCATTCAGTAAAGCCGGTTATGATACGAGCGTGTACGCACGAGGGAACAAACTTGAAGTGCTCAAACGCCGCGGATTGCAGTACGAAAAAAACGGTAAAACGTATAAGGCGGATGTTAAAGTTATCGGCACATTGCAAAACGGCGACATCTATGATTTTATCTTTTTAACGGTACGGGAAAATCAAGTACATACAGCGCTCGAAGAACTCAAGTTCAACAACAGTGCAAACATCGTTACGATGGTGAATACGCTTGAGCTCTACGGCAGCTGGGAGAATCTGTGCGGCAGGGGGCGCATTATTCCCGCATTTCCCGGAGCCGGCGGAAGCTATGAAAATGGAGTGCTTAAAGCGGACTTTACGCCGCCTTTTATTCAGGCTACGACATTCGCCGAAATCGACGGGAGTAAAACGGAGCGTTTAAAAAAACTGGCGGCTGTTTTTAAGACGGCGGGAGTTCCCTACAAAATCGTAAAAGATATGCACGCATGGCAGATATGCCATTTGGCGCTGGTTGTTCCGCTCGCCGATGCGTATTACAAAGCAGAGAACTCCGAAGCGGTTTGGAAAGAGCCGAATGTAATGAACGAAACCGCGCGGCAAATCAAAAGTAATTTTCAAAAACTGTACCGTTCCGGCGTAAAGCTTTCTCCGCCGAAAATGCACCTTTTCAGACTTCTGCCCGTCGGTATACTGCAGAGTATTTTAACGCCGATTTTTAAAAGCCGCTTTGCGCATATCTTTATGTACCGCCACTCGATGAACGCCCGCGATGAAATGAAGGAACTGCACGATCAGTTTTATCGATACCTTAAAGAGTTGCAAAGGACTTAA